The Ensifer adhaerens genome contains a region encoding:
- a CDS encoding methyl-accepting chemotaxis protein yields MFIDRILARFKIQTKVLFFILPFVVSICAVGITGLYASGLLQGRMEISNSVLQTLSGFKDVYAGMNAFLHSTTEETRDAVQSTISAQKDVLADTAAQVAGQNGQDELKAAIAATSDIEARIGGLWTLHVGEQDLRTAMSSNLDALLIERAKINEESNRLQYAVRKSENAAKTMLREAEKLMRASRFFNEFGTEVSKAITVEEKLKAVKERFPMIGRTERDIFRLLPKDEKSLTETITSASSEIGSILKAPAGPETLAGISKYVDRFRTASFRLEAASVGKMRDATRIFAELDEQIVTTESVLTATRRLSSSITDIQISAATFMGQTNEGNRQKLLDKSLAVQQNMATLRGVASDGASFDKIADTLMPILTAMKKDAAALVEITVKRTADFDAAGQSINQIWTDLTEFAEQQKVAAGTERNEANQISVAATVAGVVIALLAGIALTLTLKKPIGQITAAMRRLADGRLDTTIDGDGRRDEIGDMARALGVFKENALSKVRIEAESEEQRSRAEIERSRNDQEKRELDRQIDLAVSELAAGLGRLAQGDLSRQIDVPFHGRLEQLRQDFNGSLIRLQDTLAQIRANAQAIQESGSSMHHAADSLSKRTEAQAASLEETAAAVDQITVTVRSSAERAGEANHAVIQTKRSADSSATVVTNAIAAMGRIEEASRQIEQIIEVIDDIAFQTNLLALNAGIEAARAGEAGKGFAVVAQEVRELAQRSAEAAREIKGLINKSTNEVNAGSHLVKETGEVLASISAQIVTVSQHVEMIATASRDQAVALNEVNGSVNQMDQMTQQNASMVEEATATSRALSNQADTLMMLVEQFRLEPAAEDYDNYRAA; encoded by the coding sequence ATGTTCATCGATAGAATTCTTGCCCGCTTCAAGATCCAGACGAAGGTGCTGTTTTTCATCCTGCCCTTCGTCGTCAGCATCTGTGCCGTCGGTATCACCGGCCTCTATGCATCCGGCCTGCTTCAGGGACGCATGGAGATTTCCAACAGCGTGTTGCAGACCTTGAGCGGCTTCAAGGATGTCTATGCGGGCATGAACGCCTTCCTGCATTCGACCACCGAAGAAACACGTGATGCCGTGCAATCGACGATCTCGGCGCAGAAGGACGTGCTCGCCGATACCGCTGCACAGGTTGCCGGCCAGAACGGCCAGGACGAATTGAAGGCGGCGATCGCGGCGACCAGCGACATCGAAGCGCGCATCGGCGGCCTTTGGACGCTGCACGTTGGCGAGCAGGACCTGCGCACGGCAATGAGCTCGAACCTCGACGCCTTGCTGATCGAGCGCGCCAAGATCAATGAAGAGTCGAACCGCCTGCAATACGCCGTTCGCAAGAGCGAGAACGCCGCCAAGACCATGCTGCGCGAAGCCGAAAAGCTGATGCGCGCAAGCCGCTTCTTCAACGAGTTCGGCACCGAAGTGAGCAAGGCGATCACCGTCGAGGAGAAGCTGAAGGCGGTCAAGGAACGCTTCCCGATGATCGGCCGCACCGAGCGTGACATCTTCCGCCTGCTGCCGAAGGACGAAAAGTCGCTCACCGAGACCATCACCTCGGCTTCGAGCGAGATCGGCTCGATCCTGAAGGCGCCCGCCGGACCGGAAACGCTTGCCGGCATTTCCAAATATGTCGACCGCTTCCGCACTGCGAGCTTCCGCCTGGAAGCGGCTTCCGTCGGCAAGATGCGCGACGCCACGCGGATTTTCGCCGAACTCGACGAACAGATCGTCACGACGGAATCGGTTCTGACCGCTACCCGTAGGCTGTCGTCGTCGATCACCGATATCCAGATTTCCGCCGCCACCTTCATGGGGCAGACGAACGAGGGCAATCGCCAGAAGCTGCTCGACAAGTCGCTTGCCGTTCAGCAGAACATGGCGACGCTTCGCGGTGTCGCAAGCGACGGCGCATCCTTCGACAAGATCGCCGACACGTTGATGCCGATCCTGACCGCGATGAAGAAGGATGCCGCAGCGCTCGTCGAAATCACGGTCAAGCGCACCGCAGACTTCGACGCCGCCGGACAATCGATCAACCAGATCTGGACCGATCTCACCGAATTTGCCGAACAGCAGAAGGTTGCCGCCGGGACCGAGCGCAACGAGGCGAACCAGATCTCGGTTGCCGCCACCGTTGCCGGCGTCGTCATCGCGCTTCTGGCCGGCATCGCGCTGACGCTGACGCTGAAGAAGCCGATCGGTCAGATCACCGCGGCGATGCGTCGTCTCGCCGATGGCCGCCTCGACACGACGATCGATGGCGATGGTCGTCGCGACGAAATCGGCGACATGGCCCGTGCGCTCGGCGTGTTCAAGGAGAACGCGCTCTCCAAGGTCCGCATCGAAGCGGAAAGCGAGGAGCAGCGCAGCCGCGCCGAAATCGAGCGTAGCCGCAACGACCAGGAAAAACGCGAGCTCGATCGCCAGATCGATCTTGCCGTCAGCGAGCTTGCCGCTGGTCTCGGCCGCCTGGCCCAGGGCGACCTGTCGCGCCAGATCGACGTGCCGTTCCATGGTCGCCTCGAACAGCTTCGCCAGGACTTCAACGGTTCGCTGATCCGCCTGCAGGACACGCTCGCCCAGATCCGCGCCAATGCGCAGGCGATCCAGGAGAGCGGCTCCAGCATGCACCATGCGGCAGATTCGCTGTCGAAGCGCACGGAGGCCCAGGCCGCCTCCCTCGAAGAGACGGCGGCCGCCGTCGACCAGATCACCGTCACCGTCCGTTCCTCGGCCGAGCGTGCCGGCGAAGCCAACCATGCGGTGATCCAGACGAAACGCAGCGCCGATAGCTCGGCGACCGTCGTCACCAACGCGATCGCCGCCATGGGACGCATCGAGGAGGCCTCGCGCCAGATCGAGCAAATCATCGAAGTGATCGACGACATCGCCTTCCAGACCAACCTCCTGGCGCTGAACGCCGGCATCGAGGCGGCACGGGCGGGTGAAGCCGGAAAGGGCTTTGCCGTCGTCGCCCAGGAAGTGCGTGAACTGGCCCAGCGCTCGGCAGAAGCTGCGCGCGAGATCAAGGGCTTGATCAACAAGTCGACCAACGAGGTCAATGCCGGCTCGCACCTGGTCAAGGAAACCGGCGAAGTGCTGGCTTCGATCAGCGCCCAGATCGTCACGGTCAGCCAGCACGTCGAGATGATCGCGACTGCCAGCCGCGACCAGGCCGTGGCGCTCAACGAGGTCAACGGCTCAGTCAACCAGATGGACCAGATGACGCAGCAGAACGCCTCGATGGTGGAAGAGGCGACGGCGACGAGCCGCGCGCTCTCAAACCAGGCCGACACGCTGATGATGCTGGTCGAGCAGTTCCGGCTGGAGCCGGCGGCGGAAGACTACGACAACTACCGGGCGGCCTGA